Sequence from the Crassostrea angulata isolate pt1a10 chromosome 9, ASM2561291v2, whole genome shotgun sequence genome:
aACAATCCAATTATAATTTATCGGTGGGAATTTCTTATGCAGTCTAACTGCAATGGTCGTTTGCATGGCTGCCCCTGTTTCGCCTCGATTTCGGAGAAATAGGGAGAAGCCAGCCGTGAAGACGGTGGAAGCTCACGGTAAAATTCGTCGTCGTAGGGTCTCAAGAAGCGAAAGTCTAGAATCTCGACCAACCAAAAAAATCTCACCCGAGCTGGCTCTGGCAGTTAAGCATGATCTCATCGCTGGTCATCACGAGCTGCCGCTAGAGGAGAGGATTAAAGCAATTGTGATTGGAAATAGTCGGGCAATTCCTGGACGTCTTGCAGAAAAGGACATGAAGAACTTGTGTTCATCTGTGGAAATCCAGGACTGGATTTGTAAATCCTTCGTGGAGAAAAACTTGGTTAAGGGAGATAAATCAGCAAAGGGAGGGAATTGTGACTCAGGAGAATCCTCTGAGGATAATCCATCTCGGAGAGCAAATCAGAATCCTCAAATGACACAGAGTGATGTTGACTGTAAGAGACAAAGTAGTCAGTCGCAGTATGATCACAGATTAAGTACACTCGTACCTAGAAGTAGAAGTGTTCATATATGTAAAGGTGATCAATCTAGTCAGGATAAAACCATTGCTCAAACCCATGCCAGTTCTTGCCAAAGAAATACAACAGAACCCAGTGGACTCAACAGTAACACCAGTGATAAAGGTGTCACAATGAAACAGAAACCAAAAAAGAGTGAGAGTGTTCAAGAGGTTGGAAGCTCCAATATAACGGATGCCGAAAAACTCATGTATAAACTAAGATCGTCGAGCATTGTCAGACACAAGAGCCTGTACAGCCCCTCATGTAACGTCACCATGTTGCTGCCTCATCCCCAATCCGAGAGGGGACGGTCCGACGACTTTCTAGTGCGATCCCCTCGGAGCAAGTCAGAATCTCGAACTTTGTGCCGAAACTTGCAGTCTTCCAATTCCAATTTGGCGGAGGACTGGAGAGAGAATGCAGGATATCAATCAACCAGGGAGATGTCTAAAACATCTACCATGGCAGACACCAGAGAGGCAAGTGTCTCCGAAAAACCCAAATCCCCACGCTCAAGTAGAATAGTCAGGAAAGGTTCCAGTCTTAGCAGAAATAGAACAGATCTTTTTCGAGCTGCCAAGGAGCATCCAGGCAGCATTTCAAGGTTAAAAGAGAAGTTTGCCAAGTTATCTGCTGCTGCCTCCCAGCGGAAGTTGAGCAATAAACTTTCAGTCACCAGAAggaagaaaaaagatattgcGGAACCTTCCTCCAAAACGACCTTAGATAAAGGCTTTGAACAATCTGTATTACAAAGTGCCAAAGAATTACAATCCTATAGAGTAGAAGAAAGTCCAAGTGACTCTAAAAGTTATTACTCTAAGATTCCAAATGATCTGAAGCCAAATCATTCCCGGTCATCTAGCGGTATAGAACAAAATCATTCCAGGAATTCTAGCGGAATAGAGCAAAATCATTCTCGTAATTCTAGTAGTATAGAACAACATCATTCTCGTACTTCTAGCGGAATAGAGCAAAATCATTCTCGTAATTCTAGTGgagtagaaaaaaatcattcacgAACATCTAGTGGAGTCGAACACCATCATTCACAATGCTCAAGCAGAATTAACTACAATCATTCAAGTATGCCAAGCGACTATGACTATTATTTAAGAACTCCCAGTAGAGGAGAAAAACAAAGTGCCAAAGATATTCAGCCCGCGCCATACAGAGGGGCCGAGAGTCAAAGGGACGATAAACCTAGCCATTCCAGAACCCCGAGTAAAGAGGAGAAAGTTAGCGGCGAAGCACGCAGGAAAACTAGTCAGACTTCCACAGAGTCGGGGTCAGGAGGTCATCTGATCCTCAGACAGTGTCTAATTGGAACCAACCTGGCCTTCGGATTGGTCCAACTAAACACAGGAGTAagtaaaaatagaaaaagaagGGGGGAGGTAAAAAAGTGgtatcatattaaataaaaatgtgaatagGGGTGGGGAAATTATAAGAATGTTCAAAAGAGGCGTcatatttacatacatacatTGGATTATTATAATAGAATTGAAACGTCATTATTTTTGTGAGTGAGTCAAAGTAGTATTAACAACTTATGAATTGGTGCAACtataaacagtaaaattgaaagaaaaccatAAAAGGGTTAAAATAGAGGTGTCATATGAAAACATACGTGTATATTGTGTAGGGCGACAAAATGATAATGTCATTATTGTGAATGAGTCAGAATAACATAGGTGACAAGAATCTCTCATGCTTGACAAGTTCTTTCACAGGTAGGCGATGAATAATACACAACCTTGACCTTCGCCTTGTGCATCTTAATGTGTTAATTTGTATGTCCTGTTTGCGATAGATACATTTTCCTGTTGATAAAATGCAAGGAAGAGGTTCTTGTAGAGTTTTGATACATTATTATGTCTTTGAAAATGGTCCAAAGTTGTGTGTATGGCATGAAGTATCAGAGTAAATCTGATTTTCTGATAATATTCTTAGTGTAAGTGCTATGGTAGTGTTTCATGATTTTGTATGTGAGAGTTGTTAGTGTTTAAGTGTATGTTATCATTTTTCAAGTGAATGTCAATGTTTTTGACTTGATGCCAGTGTTTTATGAGTGTAAATATAAGTGTTTGTGAGACAGTTTAGTAGTGTATGATTAGTGTTTCAAATtgtttatgaatatatatatgagTGCTTATAGAGTGTTTGTTGGATTTTCGGGTTTTCAAGTGTTTCTGAGTGTATGTTAgtgtttcaaattaaaaatgagaGATTATGAGTGTGGAAAAGTATTTCTGAGTGTAAGGTATAAATCTTATAATTAGTGTTTCTACATAAAATGTATGTCAGTCTGTTGTCAGTTTGTGTGATTGTGGTGGTGAAGAATTATGCAAGTTTTTATTTGGCGTGCATTTGAAACTACAGAGGTAAGAAAGCTTTAAAAAGGACAAGTGAAAGTATTATCACTAAAATGTTATTGAGGAGTAAGTTCCGGTTTTTACTGAGACTAGCAGGTTGTCACATTCTGCATAACTGGGCAGGTGGATCAAACAAGCAATGAGTCAGCTTGACTGTGATCTACCACCTGACTGCTACATGGAGAGTTTTTACCAGGTCTGTCTGGTCATAAAAGTGTCTCTGTGTACCAAAGGACCAGGTCTTCTCCTTTCTTGTTTTCCCATGACTTGATTAAAGGAAGACAACAATGAGTTTCACTGGTCGTTATTAAAGCATTACATATCTAAAATAATAGTCAAATGGtattaaaacatattgaaaCAGAAAATTAGTTAACAGAGTTTGGTGGACCCTGATAAATGAATCTATGATACTGTTTTCAGTTGTTTTGTTGGGAGATATAAAGATCTGTGGGGATGTGGTTGGTAAGAAATTTGCTGATACAGTCTAGGAAGAAAGGCTTATGGCTCTTGTGTTTGAAgatggttgggggggggggtgtttgatGGTGGATTCTTGGTGTTAACATCTGTTAAGCAATAACGTCGCTGCATCCTATTGTACCTGACATAATGAGCCGAGGTTTCATACATGGCTTTTGACAGTGTTGTGATGGTTTCTGTGTAATATGGAATTCCATTGGATGAGCACTGAGGCACTAAATGTACCACAGTGTGCCATGCCATGTTTTCCTAACTGTCAGCATTCCTTTGGTGTATTTTCTGGATGTACAGAGAGAGGCCTATACATGTCATACAGAGTGGGTATTGGTTGTTGTGTTGGTTCGTGTACTCATGTAGTTTTGTTTTCAGTTATATGGATCTTAGGAAAAAGATATTAATATGACAGTGTAATAATATTTGTGGCTCATTTTCATCTTTCTCACCTTCCTTAAGATTCAAATCCTATTCCCTTTACCTAAACATCTCCCCTCATCCCCCTCCCTCTCGCCCTCTCGccctcccccctctctctctctctgaaaacaataatattcattaaCTCGTTAACAGCTGTATAACCTGACCTGATTTAATCAGAGGTAGATACACATGTAGGTGTTTCTGCCCTGCTCACCTGCTCACTGACCTAATTACCACCATTACCTGTACACATACACACGCTTCCTCTGTCTGATTTGGTTGTATATAAATGTCATTACGCTTGTGATTATTGGCAGTCTTGTTTATGTGCTGATTTCCTGTCTTCATAAAAGCTGGGGGAGAAATATCGCTTACATATGGCAGAGCATCCCAAAGCCTGTCAGGAGCACCGTGCTCAAAGAGAGAATGATGTTTGACTCCTCCTAATTCTGGTGGATGATAATTTGGATTTTGAAGGTCTGTCTGTCCTTGGTTCGTGGAAGAACTTCAGGAATAACCGGTGTGGAAAGATTAGTGCATACATTAGGAATAATCTGTGGGAAAAAGAAAAGTTGAATATGCTTTTGATTAgtatagagacttggaatttctCCCCATTCATTTGAATCATTGAACGTTAGAAAGAAGTGTTATTGACTCCTTAATACATATAGGATAATCCTGCCAATGTGATGACAGAGAGATTGGAATAGAGTTTGTGACAGATAGATTGAAATAGAGTTTATGAAGGAGAGATTGAAATAGAGTTTTGGGGAATTAATAGAGGGTGTGTATATAAAGTGAGGCGTATGGATTAATTGCGGAGGAGAGCATCGCGTGGGCTGCGTGCACTACAGTAGCATCTTGTTGACTGCGTCTTTGGATCTGTGACAGTAATAAGTGTGGGTATAATTACATCAGCTCGACGGCTCGTTGGAGttcgcattttttttttttgtgtttctcTGTGATTGGATTTTGTGTGCATATTTGCAGTATTAACCTTGCAGTTccaataagaaatattttgttctgtCTTTTTCCTTCTCTATATCTCCATCCAATCTGCTATCTTGGATTAAAATACAGAATGTTTCTGTCTGGATGAGATATTAATTTTATTGGAACTTCAGGTATGATAGATTATGTTGATTACAAAAATTGTGTAAGAAATTCCTGGATTTTTTCTGGAGTGATTTTTTATTCCAAACTGACAGGAAGCTGGGATTGAGTAAATAGATAGTAACTATAGAGTAAAAACGGTTCATATGTCTAATGGAAATACTTTTCAAATAGTGCTCACCAAAACAGTGCCTCATCGGggattaattaattattttagaacTAATTACTGATGAACATTGAGAACTTTACATGGGAGTTTGTGAATGGATGCGTTTCTGTTGAATGGGATGTATATTGAGGACATTCTGATTTTGGAAGAAATGTCAGATGATGCCTTAATTTTTGTGCCCAAACGACTGGGAATGAACTGTTAGTTGAACTCCAATGTTTGTaactgttgtaaattttgaatagaAGTTGCTTACCAGAGACATATGAGTGCAACTGGAAATCTATATTAAAGCAGGGAACATCTTGTCGTTTAACTGTTGGACACCATATTGcataatttttatagaaatcTGAGGAAGTGACATCTgtttgtttaaaagaaaattcataaaaaatgacaatgcAAGATATATAAACTCAAAATCAGTATTTCCGTTTTTTCCCCCAAATAGATGAGGTTAAGGTGATTTCTgggttcattaaaaaaaaattgaggttcAACCC
This genomic interval carries:
- the LOC128162819 gene encoding tyrosine-protein phosphatase non-receptor type 4-like isoform X1, which gives rise to MDYVPEGLGLVREGCWEETCLPDRGIPPCLHELLLHAQLCDHFWQYWGQGYRVSRSESLESRPTKKISPELALAVKHDLIAGHHELPLEERIKAIVIGNSRAIPGRLAEKDMKNLCSSVEIQDWICKSFVEKNLVKGDKSAKGGNCDSGESSEDNPSRRANQNPQMTQSDVDCKRQSSQSQYDHRLSTLVPRSRSVHICKGDQSSQDKTIAQTHASSCQRNTTEPSGLNSNTSDKGVTMKQKPKKSESVQEVGSSNITDAEKLMYKLRSSSIVRHKSLYSPSCNVTMLLPHPQSERGRSDDFLVRSPRSKSESRTLCRNLQSSNSNLAEDWRENAGYQSTREMSKTSTMADTREASVSEKPKSPRSSRIVRKGSSLSRNRTDLFRAAKEHPGSISRLKEKFAKLSAAASQRKLSNKLSVTRRKKKDIAEPSSKTTLDKGFEQSVLQSAKELQSYRVEESPSDSKSYYSKIPNDLKPNHSRSSSGIEQNHSRNSSGIEQNHSRNSSSIEQHHSRTSSGIEQNHSRNSSGVEKNHSRTSSGVEHHHSQCSSRINYNHSSMPSDYDYYLRTPSRGEKQSAKDIQPAPYRGAESQRDDKPSHSRTPSKEEKVSGEARRKTSQTSTESGSGGHLILRQCLIGTNLAFGLVQLNTGPNGNSHTDGHGLVTIRMRPDDQGRFGFNVKGGADQGMPIIVSRVAPGTPADIAIPRLNEGDQVLFINGRDVSQHTHEQVVMFIRASRETHSGELVLIVRPNVYVGEEAQEEPNLEYLPDNYQIIAPQGTGTNALEASLMLLQESLDSGAALAQFEQLYRKKPGMTMNAARLDDNIAKNRYRDISPYDQTRVILKEQNTSGGDYINANYVNMEIPGSGIVNRYIAAQGPLPKTCTDFWQMVWEQHSSLVVMLTTKVEKGRVKCHQYWPEMYETMDYGLLQITCVKEEETPSFAFREFNLTHVETSEERHISHMQYIAWPDHNVPDDPADFLEFVLKVRQRRMGMVEPTIVHCSAGIGRTGVLITMETAMCLIEANQPVYPLSIVRQMRDQRAMLIQTATQYKFVCEAILKVFSEELVKPLEDYSR
- the LOC128162819 gene encoding tyrosine-protein phosphatase non-receptor type 4-like isoform X3, translated to MVVCMAAPVSPRFRRNREKPAVKTVEAHGKIRRRRVSRSESLESRPTKKISPELALAVKHDLIAGHHELPLEERIKAIVIGNSRAIPGRLAEKDMKNLCSSVEIQDWICKSFVEKNLVKGDKSAKGGNCDSGESSEDNPSRRANQNPQMTQSDVDCKRQSSQSQYDHRLSTLVPRSRSVHICKGDQSSQDKTIAQTHASSCQRNTTEPSGLNSNTSDKGVTMKQKPKKSESVQEVGSSNITDAEKLMYKLRSSSIVRHKSLYSPSCNVTMLLPHPQSERGRSDDFLVRSPRSKSESRTLCRNLQSSNSNLAEDWRENAGYQSTREMSKTSTMADTREASVSEKPKSPRSSRIVRKGSSLSRNRTDLFRAAKEHPGSISRLKEKFAKLSAAASQRKLSNKLSVTRRKKKDIAEPSSKTTLDKGFEQSVLQSAKELQSYRVEESPSDSKSYYSKIPNDLKPNHSRSSSGIEQNHSRNSSGIEQNHSRNSSSIEQHHSRTSSGIEQNHSRNSSGVEKNHSRTSSGVEHHHSQCSSRINYNHSSMPSDYDYYLRTPSRGEKQSAKDIQPAPYRGAESQRDDKPSHSRTPSKEEKVSGEARRKTSQTSTESGSGGHLILRQCLIGTNLAFGLVQLNTGPNGNSHTDGHGLVTIRMRPDDQGRFGFNVKGGADQGMPIIVSRVAPGTPADIAIPRLNEGDQVLFINGRDVSQHTHEQVVMFIRASRETHSGELVLIVRPNVYVGEEAQEEPNLEYLPDNYQIIAPQGTGTNALEASLMLLQESLDSGAALAQFEQLYRKKPGMTMNAARLDDNIAKNRYRDISPYDQTRVILKEQNTSGGDYINANYVNMEIPGSGIVNRYIAAQGPLPKTCTDFWQMVWEQHSSLVVMLTTKVEKGRVKCHQYWPEMYETMDYGLLQITCVKEEETPSFAFREFNLTHVETSEERHISHMQYIAWPDHNVPDDPADFLEFVLKVRQRRMGMVEPTIVHCSAGIGRTGVLITMETAMCLIEANQPVYPLSIVRQMRDQRAMLIQTATQYKFVCEAILKVFSEELVKPLEDYSR
- the LOC128162819 gene encoding tyrosine-protein phosphatase non-receptor type 4-like isoform X2; translation: MDYVPEGLGLVREGCWEETCLPDRGIPPCLHELLLHAQLCDHFWQYWGQGYRVSRSESLESRPTKKISPELALAVKHDLIAGHHELPLEERIKAIVIGNSRAIPGRLAEKDMKNLCSSVEIQDWICKSFVEKNLVKGDKSAKGGNCDSGESSEDNPSRRANQNPQMTQSDVDCKRQSSQSQYDHRLSTLVPRSRSVHICKGDQSSQDKTIAQTHASSCQRNTTEPSGLNSNTSDKGVTMKQKPKKSESVQEVGSSNITDAEKLMYKLRSSSIVRHKSLYSPSCNVTMLLPHPQSERGRSDDFLVRSPRSKSESRTLCRNLQSSNSNLAEDWRENAGYQSTREMSKTSTMADTREASVSEKPKSPRSSRIVRKGSSLSRNRTDLFRAAKEHPGSISRLKEKFAKLSAAASQRKLSNKLSVTRRKKKDIAEPSSKTTLDKGFEQSVLQSAKELQSYRVEESPSDSKSYYSKIPNDLKPNHSRSSSGIEQNHSRNSSGIEQNHSRNSSSIEQHHSRTSSGIEQNHSRNSSGVEKNHSRTSSGVEHHHSQCSSRINYNHSSMPSDYDYYLRTPSRGEKQSAKDIQPAPYRGAESQRDDKPSHSRTPSKEEKVSGEARRKTSQTSTESGSGGHLILRQCLIGTNLAFGLVQLNTGPNGNSHTDGHGLVTIRMRPDDQGRFGFNVKGGADQGMPIIVSRVAPGTPADIAIPRLNEGDQVLFINGRDVSQHTHEQVVMFIRASRETHSGELVLIVRPNVYVGEEAQEEPNLEYLPDNYQIIAPQGTGTNALEASLMLLQESLDSGAALAQFEQLYRKKPGMTMNAARLDDNIAKNRYRDISPYDQTRVILKEQNTSGGDYINANYVNMEIPGSGIVNRYIAAQGPLPKTCTDFWQMVWEQHSSLVVMLTTKVEKGRVKCHQYWPEMYETMDYGLLQITCVKEEETPSFAFREFNLTHVETSEERHISHMQYIAWPDHNVPDDPADFLEFVLKVRQRRMGMVEPTIVHCSAGIGRTGVLITMETAMCLIEANQPVYPLSIVRQMRDQRAMLIQTATQYKFVCEAILKVFSELVKPLEDYSR